In one Echinicola marina genomic region, the following are encoded:
- the ilvC gene encoding ketol-acid reductoisomerase: MKLKFGTVEEDVVTREEFPLEKAREVLKDEVIAVLGYGVQGPGQALNLKDNGFNVIVGQRKGSKTWDKAVADGWVPGETLFELEEACEKGTILQFLLSDAGQIALWPTVKKHLTPGKALYFSHGFGVTYNDQTGIVPPKDVDVILVAPKGSGTSLRRMFVEGRGLNSSFAIYQDATGKARERVIALGIGVGSGYLFETDFYREVTSDLTGERGTLMGAIQGIFAAQYEVLRANGHSPSEAFNETVEELTQSLMPLVAENGMDWMYANCSTTAQRGALDWWKPFRDASKPVFEELYKSVKDGKEAAKSIESNSKSDYRVKLEEELKELRESEMWQAGATVRKLRPENN, from the coding sequence ATGAAACTGAAATTCGGAACAGTTGAAGAAGATGTAGTAACAAGAGAAGAATTTCCTCTTGAGAAAGCCAGAGAAGTACTTAAAGACGAGGTGATTGCGGTATTGGGCTATGGTGTACAAGGTCCAGGTCAAGCACTTAACTTGAAAGATAATGGTTTTAATGTAATCGTTGGTCAGCGTAAAGGTTCCAAAACTTGGGACAAGGCTGTTGCTGATGGTTGGGTTCCTGGTGAAACGCTTTTTGAATTAGAAGAAGCCTGTGAAAAAGGTACTATTCTTCAGTTCTTACTTTCTGATGCAGGTCAGATTGCACTTTGGCCAACTGTAAAGAAACACCTTACTCCAGGTAAGGCATTGTATTTCTCTCACGGTTTCGGTGTGACTTACAATGACCAAACTGGTATCGTTCCTCCTAAGGATGTTGACGTGATTTTGGTGGCTCCTAAGGGTTCTGGTACTTCTTTGAGAAGAATGTTCGTAGAGGGTAGAGGTTTGAACTCTTCTTTTGCGATCTACCAAGACGCTACAGGAAAAGCTAGAGAAAGAGTTATCGCTTTGGGTATCGGAGTAGGTTCTGGCTACTTGTTCGAAACTGATTTCTACAGAGAAGTTACTTCTGACCTTACTGGTGAGAGAGGTACTTTGATGGGGGCTATCCAAGGTATTTTCGCTGCTCAGTACGAAGTATTGAGAGCTAACGGTCACTCTCCTTCTGAAGCTTTCAACGAGACTGTCGAAGAATTGACTCAGAGTTTGATGCCATTGGTAGCAGAGAACGGTATGGACTGGATGTATGCTAACTGTTCTACTACTGCACAAAGAGGTGCTTTGGATTGGTGGAAGCCTTTCAGAGATGCATCTAAGCCAGTATTTGAAGAGCTTTATAAAAGTGTTAAAGATGGTAAGGAAGCCGCTAAGTCTATCGAATCTAACAGTAAGTCTGATTACAGAGTGAAGTTGGAAGAGGAGTTGAAAGAGTTGAGAGAGTCTGAGATGTGGCAAGCTGGAGCTACCGTACGTAAGCTGAGACCAGAGAACAACTAA
- the leuC gene encoding 3-isopropylmalate dehydratase large subunit, producing the protein MEKKTLFDKVWDAHVVKSVPDGPDVFFIDKHFIHEVTSPVAFLNLEKRGNKVLFPERTVATPDHNVPTIDQEKTIKDQLSRMQVEKLRENCAKHGIELHDLGTDHHGIVHVIGPELGITQPGMTIVCGDSHTSTHGAFGAIAFGIGTSEVEMVFASQCIMQSKPKRMRITVDGELSAGVTSKDIILYIISKISASGGTGYFIEYAGSAIQSLSMEARMTICNMSIEMGARGGLIAPDETTFEYLKGKEHAPKGEDWEKALAYWKTLKTDEGAAFDLEYKYEAADIEPMITYGTNPGMGIKIKDNIPTTDGMEGSNKNTYIKSLDYMGFAPGEPIKGKKIDYVFVGSCTNGRIEDIRAVAEFVKGKKKADNITAWIVPGSREVEKLAIKEGLVEILEEAGFKLRQPGCSACLAMNDDKIPAGKYAVSTSNRNFEGRQGPGARTLLASPLTVAAVAITGEVTDPREV; encoded by the coding sequence ATGGAAAAGAAAACATTATTTGACAAAGTATGGGACGCGCACGTTGTGAAGTCAGTCCCTGACGGACCAGACGTGTTTTTCATAGATAAGCACTTTATCCATGAAGTAACCAGCCCAGTAGCCTTTCTAAACCTTGAAAAAAGAGGAAACAAAGTACTCTTCCCGGAAAGAACAGTAGCTACACCAGATCACAATGTACCCACTATAGATCAGGAGAAAACCATCAAAGACCAACTTTCCCGTATGCAGGTAGAAAAGCTACGAGAAAATTGTGCTAAGCATGGTATTGAGCTTCATGACCTGGGTACTGACCACCATGGTATTGTTCACGTAATCGGCCCTGAATTGGGGATTACCCAGCCAGGAATGACGATTGTATGTGGAGATAGCCACACTTCTACTCACGGAGCTTTCGGAGCTATTGCCTTCGGTATCGGTACTTCTGAGGTGGAGATGGTTTTTGCTTCTCAGTGTATCATGCAGTCTAAGCCTAAGCGCATGAGAATTACTGTGGATGGAGAGCTCAGTGCTGGAGTTACTTCCAAGGATATCATTCTTTACATCATCTCAAAAATATCTGCCAGTGGTGGTACTGGATATTTTATTGAATATGCTGGATCAGCAATTCAAAGCCTAAGCATGGAAGCGAGAATGACCATCTGTAATATGAGTATCGAAATGGGTGCTCGTGGAGGTTTGATCGCTCCTGACGAAACGACATTTGAATACCTAAAAGGTAAAGAGCATGCTCCAAAAGGTGAAGACTGGGAAAAAGCATTAGCTTACTGGAAAACCCTTAAAACGGATGAAGGTGCAGCATTTGACTTGGAGTACAAATATGAGGCAGCGGACATAGAGCCGATGATCACTTATGGTACTAACCCTGGTATGGGAATCAAGATCAAAGATAATATTCCTACTACCGATGGTATGGAAGGAAGCAATAAGAATACTTATATCAAGTCACTTGATTATATGGGCTTTGCGCCTGGAGAGCCTATTAAGGGCAAAAAGATCGATTATGTTTTCGTAGGTAGCTGTACTAACGGTCGTATCGAGGATATCCGCGCAGTGGCTGAATTTGTGAAGGGTAAAAAGAAAGCTGACAATATCACTGCTTGGATCGTACCAGGTTCAAGAGAGGTGGAAAAACTGGCCATCAAAGAAGGTTTGGTTGAGATTCTTGAGGAAGCAGGTTTCAAATTGAGACAGCCTGGATGCTCTGCGTGCCTTGCCATGAATGATGATAAAATTCCTGCCGGAAAATATGCAGTATCTACTTCAAACAGAAACTTCGAAGGTCGTCAAGGACCTGGAGCCAGAACCCTTTTGGCTTCTCCATTGACCGTGGCAGCAGTCGCCATTACCGGTGAAGTAACCGATCCTCGTGAAGTATAA
- the leuD gene encoding 3-isopropylmalate dehydratase small subunit, with translation MAYDKFNILKSTVVPLPTENVDTDQIIPARFLKATERKGFGESLFMDWRYDSEGNPKADFVLNDPTYSGKVLVAGKNFGSGSSREHAAWAIYDYGFRCVVSSFFADIFKNNALNVGILPVTVSPAFLEEIFTEVEKDPSTEVEVDIEKQTITLLSTGSAESFDINTYKKGNMQNGFDDIDYLLNMKDEIVEFEAAKKL, from the coding sequence ATGGCTTACGATAAGTTTAATATATTAAAAAGCACCGTGGTCCCATTACCAACAGAAAATGTGGATACGGATCAAATCATTCCAGCCAGATTCCTGAAGGCTACTGAAAGAAAAGGTTTTGGTGAAAGCTTGTTCATGGACTGGAGATATGATAGTGAAGGAAACCCAAAGGCCGATTTTGTGCTAAATGATCCTACTTATTCAGGTAAAGTATTGGTAGCTGGAAAAAACTTTGGTTCAGGATCAAGTAGAGAGCATGCCGCTTGGGCCATCTATGACTATGGCTTCAGGTGTGTGGTTTCCAGTTTCTTTGCTGATATTTTCAAAAACAACGCGCTGAATGTAGGAATCCTACCGGTGACGGTTTCTCCAGCATTTTTGGAGGAGATATTCACTGAGGTGGAAAAAGACCCATCTACTGAAGTGGAAGTAGATATCGAAAAGCAGACCATTACGCTTTTGAGCACTGGTAGTGCCGAATCTTTTGACATCAATACCTACAAAAAAGGGAATATGCAAAATGGTTTTGATGATATCGACTACCTTTTGAATATGAAGGATGAGATCGTCGAAT
- the ilvN gene encoding acetolactate synthase small subunit, with protein MNRYTVSLFTENFIGILNRVTLIFTRRGVNIDALTASESKEDGVHRITIEVTTTEDQVIQIVKQTEKIIDVIKSFYYKDDEVVYQEIALYKIPISSLDPGLEKVIRQYNARIISAEKEFVVIEMTGHKEDTKALLEILKDFNILEFARSGRVAVAKPMGTIEQYLNN; from the coding sequence ATGAATCGATATACAGTATCCCTTTTTACGGAGAATTTCATTGGTATTCTTAATAGAGTGACTTTGATTTTCACCAGAAGAGGAGTGAATATAGACGCCCTTACCGCTTCAGAAAGTAAGGAAGATGGTGTACACAGGATCACCATAGAAGTGACCACAACTGAAGATCAAGTGATTCAGATTGTGAAGCAGACGGAAAAGATCATAGATGTCATCAAGTCCTTCTATTATAAGGATGATGAGGTCGTTTACCAAGAAATCGCTTTATATAAGATTCCAATTAGCAGTCTTGATCCGGGCTTGGAAAAAGTCATCAGGCAGTACAATGCCAGGATCATTTCAGCAGAGAAGGAATTTGTGGTGATCGAAATGACCGGCCATAAAGAAGACACCAAGGCCTTGCTGGAAATTCTTAAGGATTTTAATATCCTTGAATTTGCCAGATCAGGAAGGGTGGCGGTGGCCAAACCAATGGGAACAATTGAACAATATTTGAATAATTAA